In Musa acuminata AAA Group cultivar baxijiao chromosome BXJ3-11, Cavendish_Baxijiao_AAA, whole genome shotgun sequence, one DNA window encodes the following:
- the LOC103970372 gene encoding adenine phosphoribosyltransferase 4 isoform X1: protein MACGEDKEQKQDPRIEGIAASIRVVPDFPKKGIMFQDITTLLLDPKTFKNTVDLFVERYLGKDISVVAGIEARGFIFGPPIALAIGAKFIPLRKPRKLPGEVISEKYVLEYGTDCLEMHVGAVQPGDHALVVDDLIATGGTLCAAMNLLERAGAEVVECACVIELPELKGREKLNGKPLYILVESR from the exons ATGGCGTGCGGCGAGGATAAGGAGCAGAAGCAGGATCCTCGCATTGAAGGAATAGCCGCTTCCATCCGCGTCGTCCCCGACTTCCCCAAGAAAG GAATCATGTTCCAAGACATCACTACCCTGTTGCTCGACCCGAAAACGTTCAAGAACACGGTGGACTTGTTTGTGGAGCGGTACCTGGGCAAAGACATCTCCGTCGTCGCCG GAATCGAGGCTAGAGGCTTCATATTTGGTCCCCCAATTGCTTTAGCAATTGGTGCTAAATTTATTCCCTTGAGGAAGCCACGAAAGTTGCCAG GTGAAGTCATTTCAGAAAAGTATGTTCTGGAATATGGAACCGATTGTCTTGAAATGCATGTCGGAGCAGTTCAACCTGGTGACCATGCTTTGGTTGTTGATGATCTGATAGCGACTGGGGGAACACTTTGTGCTGCCATGAACTTACTTG AGCGTGCTGGTGCCGAGGTGGTTGAATGTGCATGTGTTATTGAACTTCCAGAACTCAAG GGTCGCGAAAAGCTAAACGGTAAGCCATTATACATACTGGTGGAGTCCCGTTGA
- the LOC103970372 gene encoding adenine phosphoribosyltransferase 3 isoform X2: MACGEDKEQKQDPRIEGIAASIRVVPDFPKKGIEARGFIFGPPIALAIGAKFIPLRKPRKLPGEVISEKYVLEYGTDCLEMHVGAVQPGDHALVVDDLIATGGTLCAAMNLLERAGAEVVECACVIELPELKGREKLNGKPLYILVESR, translated from the exons ATGGCGTGCGGCGAGGATAAGGAGCAGAAGCAGGATCCTCGCATTGAAGGAATAGCCGCTTCCATCCGCGTCGTCCCCGACTTCCCCAAGAAAG GAATCGAGGCTAGAGGCTTCATATTTGGTCCCCCAATTGCTTTAGCAATTGGTGCTAAATTTATTCCCTTGAGGAAGCCACGAAAGTTGCCAG GTGAAGTCATTTCAGAAAAGTATGTTCTGGAATATGGAACCGATTGTCTTGAAATGCATGTCGGAGCAGTTCAACCTGGTGACCATGCTTTGGTTGTTGATGATCTGATAGCGACTGGGGGAACACTTTGTGCTGCCATGAACTTACTTG AGCGTGCTGGTGCCGAGGTGGTTGAATGTGCATGTGTTATTGAACTTCCAGAACTCAAG GGTCGCGAAAAGCTAAACGGTAAGCCATTATACATACTGGTGGAGTCCCGTTGA